In Rutidosis leptorrhynchoides isolate AG116_Rl617_1_P2 chromosome 6, CSIRO_AGI_Rlap_v1, whole genome shotgun sequence, the DNA window CGTAACAAACGTTTATTTCTAGCATCAATGATCTCACGAGGAATGCTTGGTAAGGCTTCCTTGATATCAAGAGATTCCACTAGATCGTATAAATCATCAAAACATAACCCACATGGGATAAGGTGATTGGCGATAGTTTTCTTGGGCAAAGGAGCGAACCACTTTTTCTTTGAATCTAAAATCGCTTTCAGTAGTTTCGAAGATGTCATTTGTGAATTGATTTCAAGCTTTTCGCCCTAACTATTCAAGCTTTTGGCCTTAAACACACCGTGTAAATATTAAGGGCCCAAAtattaaacatatttttttttttgaaaagccaataATATATTACCAAAACACACAAACATACAGGAGCATAGGGACCTTACAACAAAACTTGGTCACCTATGAAACACGAAACAAGCAGACTATACAAGACTATTATTACAAATGAATTATATAGAGTAAGCTAAGTAGCAGCAGAGATGCAGAGACAACAACtctgttggaggttttattgaaattacgtgtagggtaaaataatcgatagccggataaatcactgaatcgtggtatcactttccgaaagtaattattcgacccttattgcctgagTTACATGAATATCACTTCGGGATAAGACAGATATTAGTTCTTGTTATtagcagtaaacaagaactcttttgcataagagtattaaggtgttttttttgtatatattttttctcatgaatgatagtctttatttataggcacccaaaaacaaatattattccacgatggagatgtttcactaactaattttcttttcaaatctaaaacaaatccttttcataaagttgtttgttttatttccaacaaccaaatcaaggaaatcgattaaatccttttcataaaattcaatttccttttcaaatctaaaacaaatccttttcataaagttgtttgttttatttccaacaaccaaatcaaggaaatcgattaaatccttttcataaaattcaatttccttttcaaatctaaaacaaatccttttcataaagttgtttgttttattttcaacaactaaatcaaggaaatcgattaaatccttttcataaaattcaatttccttttatttccacgatggagatgtttcacctagtgcaggaataatacttccgtaatcactcaaatttgtgataatggaaaaccacatttgggtccgggtaatctatcacttaatgggtgtacacttcgtacctcctaacccatttacaagtgtagattaaatccctcaattacactaaatttccaacaatcctccccaatttagtgcaattcgtttaatgagaattaaacaaattaaaacaaaaactcatgcataaatgaaaatattcgagaatcagggtgttctaagaattgaacccttcaacccatttgaataactgaaaataatatacacataagttttcaaatactctaaagctatcctgacactttacaagccatgtgtccatattctttcatgaatgtatccaaagctaaaagtccaagctttgttaaagcagcaaaacttcacattcacataggtagttcacttcagtcatgcacctgctcttgcactttttcaaatgaactgttaagaagctagacttcaacctcaccttcagcaggtccgagtacataccttaccttgggatgatataaaatttatgtacttcaaatttctaagtataagcc includes these proteins:
- the LOC139853814 gene encoding cytochrome b-c1 complex subunit 7-2, mitochondrial-like; the protein is MTSSKLLKAILDSKKKWFAPLPKKTIANHLIPCGLCFDDLYDLVESLDIKEALPSIPREIIDARNKRLLRAMDHSMKHEYLLVDLQTQQTLFRSCLRYMLAQVKREKAEREVHGSLPLQHDWLVKPL